From Brassica oleracea var. oleracea cultivar TO1000 chromosome C3, BOL, whole genome shotgun sequence, a single genomic window includes:
- the LOC106329163 gene encoding heat stress transcription factor A-6b-like, with translation MDRSYTCIKEVFPTGINDSPSPPSSSTSSYLHSTSMAPNDPATLNSPQPIEGLHESGPPPFLTKTYDLVEDSRTNDVVSWSQDKNSFVVWDPQAFSMTLLPRFFKHNNFSSFVRQLNTYGFRKVNPDRWEFANKGFLRGQKHLLKKITRRKTNNNNQMQPPESSSQQQSLDNRCIEVGRYGLDGEMDSLRRDKQVLMMELVKLRKEQQSTKMYLTLTEAKLKKTESKQHQMMSFLARAMQNPDFLQQLMEHKDKSKDMEEAIRKKRQRTIDQGTSDVVNVEDCDVNVGGGSSSRFVDMKQDIYGDMTEFDMSELDGLAMDIEGLGGQFTGEEVLDVDKREQEGFQNENNESYGEDFLEGLFKEDQDIDFERDGENVDVLIEQLGYLGSSSH, from the exons ATGGATCGTTCATATACATGCATAAAAGAGGTGTTTCCTACTGGTATCAATGATTCCCCATCACCACCATCTTCTTCAACTTCCTCTTACCTCCATTCAACCTCCATGGCCCCAAATGATCCAGCAACATTAAACTCTCCGCAACCAATAGAAGGTCTCCACGAATCAGGCCCACCTCCATTTCTGACAAAGACATATGATCTGGTGGAAGATTCAAGAACCAATGATGTTGTGTCTTGGAGCCAAGACAAAAACAGCTTCGTTGTCTGGGATCCACAAGCTTTTTCCATGACTCTCCTCCCCAGATTCTTCAAGCACAATAACTTCTCTAGCTTTGTTCGCCAGCTCAACACATAT GGTTTCAGAAAGGTGAATCCGGATCGATGGGAGTTTGCAAATAAAGGGTTTCTTAGAGGGCAAAAGCATCTCCTCAAGAAAATAACTAGAAGAAAGACGAATAACAATAATCAAATGCAACCACCTGAATCATCCTCTCAACAACAATCACTAGACAATCGTTGCATAGAAGTTGGTAGGTATGGTCTAGATGGAGAGATGGACAGCCTAAGGCGAGACAAACAAGTGCTGATGATGGAGCTAGTGAAACTTAGAAAAGAACAACAAAGCACCAAAATGTATCTCACATTGACTGAAGCAAAGCTTAAGAAGACTGAATCAAAACAACATCAAATGATGAGCTTCCTTGCTCGCGCAATGCAGAATCCTGATTTCCTTCAGCAACTCATGGAGCACAAAGATAAGAGTAAGGATATGGAAGAAGCAATCAGAAAGAAGAGACAAAGAACGATCGATCAAGGGACAAGTGATGTGGTTAATGTAGAAGATTGTGATGTTAATGTCGGTGGTGGATCCTCCTCGAGGTTTGTTGACATGAAACAAGACATATATGGAGACATGACTGAATTTGATATGTCGGAGTTGGACGGACTTGCTATGGACATTGAAGGACTTGGAGGTCAGTTCACTGGGGAAGAAGTCTTGGATGTGGATAAAAGAGAACAAGAAGGGTTCCAAAACGAGAACAATGAGAGTTATGGTGAAGATTTTTTGGAAGGTTTGTTTAAAGAAGATCAAGATATTGATTTTGAACGAGATGGGGAAAATGTTGATGTGCTCATTGAGCAACTTGGTTATTTGGGTTCGAGTTCACACTAA
- the LOC106331941 gene encoding transmembrane emp24 domain-containing protein p24beta3-like, whose amino-acid sequence MESRQSSKNSKKTYVFLLLALILLSSIERISSLSVTVSDDECVQEYVLYEGDTVSGNFVVVDHEIFWGSDHPGLDFTVTSPAGNIVQTLKGTSGDKFEFKAPRSGMYKFCFHNPYSTPETVSFYIHVGHIPNEHDLTKDEHLDPVNVKIAELREALESVVAEQKYLKARDTRHRHTNESTRKRVIFYTVGEYIFLAAASGLQVLYIRKLFSKSVAYNRV is encoded by the exons ATGGAGAGCAGACAATCGAGCAAGAACTCGAAGAAGACCTATGTTTTTTTATTGCTTGCCTTAATACTATTGAGTTCGATCGAGCGAATCTCGTCGCTCTCGGTGACGGTTAGCGACGATGAATGCGTCCAAGAGTATGTCCTTTACGAAGGAGACACCGTCTCCGGAAACTTCGTCGTCGTCGACCACGAAATCTTCTGGGGATCAGACCATCCCGGTTTGGATTTCACG GTGACGTCTCCAGCTGGGAACATTGTACAGACGTTGAAGGGAACATCAGGAGATAAGTTTGAGTTTAAGGCGCCGAGAAGTGGAATGTACAAGTTCTGTTTCCACAACCCTTACTCTACTCCTGAGACTGTCTCCTTCTACATTCACGTTGGTCATATCCCCAACGAGCATGACTTAACCAAAGACG AACATTTGGACCCGGTGAATGTTAAGATAGCTGAGCTGCGAGAGGCTTTGGAGTCTGTTGTTGCTGAGCAAAAGTATTTGAAAGCACGTGATACTCGTCACCGTCATA CTAATGAGAGCACGAGAAAGCGGGTGATATTCTACACAGTAGGAGAGTACATATTCCTAGCAGCAGCAAGTGGTCTTCAGGTTCTCTACATCCGCAAGCTCTTCAGCAAGTCGGTTGCTTACAACAGGGTTTGA
- the LOC106332684 gene encoding early light-induced protein 1, chloroplastic yields the protein MATASFNMQSVFAGGLTTRKINTNKLCFAGNFHNLKRNYPVGVRCMAEGEPMKDESAPSTSASQPLPKSSSPPPPPPTKPKVSTKFSDLLAFSGPAPERINGRLAMVGFVAALAVELSKGENVLAQISDGGVSWFLGTAAILTLASLVPLFKGITAESKSKGLMTSDAELWNGRFAMLGLVALAFTEFVKGGTLV from the exons ATGGCAACGGCGTCGTTTAACATGCAGTCAGTCTTCGCCGGTGGACTGACCACTCGCAAGATCAACACAAACAAGCTTTGCTTTGCCGGAAACTTCCATAATCTCAAGAGGAATTATCCGGTGGGAGTGAGATGTATGGCTGAG GGAGAACCCATGAAAGATGAGTCTGCACCTTCGACCTCGGCGTCTCAGCCTTTGCCCAAGTCATCGTCGCCACCACCTCCTCCTCCTACTAAACCTAAG GTGAGCACAAAGTTTAGCGACTTGTTAGCGTTCAGCGGTCCAGCACCTGAAAGAATAAACGGGCGTTTAGCAATGGTTGGATTCGTGGCTGCGTTGGCGGTTGAACTTTCCAAGGGCGAAAACGTTTTAGCTCAGATCTCCGACGGTGGTGTCTCGTGGTTCCTCGGTACGGCGGCGATCTTGACGCTTGCGTCGCTTGTGCCCCTTTTCAAGGGCATAACAGCCGAGTCCAAGTCCAAAGGTTTAATGACATCAGACGCTGAGCTTTGGAATGGGCGTTTTGCGATGCTTGGTTTGGTCGCGCTGGCATTCACTGAGTTTGTCAAGGGTGGGACTCTCGTTTGA
- the LOC106329522 gene encoding stem-specific protein TSJT1: MLAIFDKNVAKAPEALTSQEGGSVCALKDGFLPNHFASIYPGAVTTNLGSSGLIACSLHKQNPLLPRLFAVNDDMFCIFQGHIENIPFLKQQYGLTKTATEVTVVIEAYRALRDRGPYPADQVVRDFQGRFAFMLFDCTTKNVFLAADADGSVPLFWGTDGEGHLVLSDELETVKKGCGKSFAPFPKGCFFTSSGGLRSFEFPLNELKPVPRVDSSGQVCGVLFKVDSEAKKEGAMPRVGSVQNWSQQI, from the exons ATGTTGGCGATTTTCGACAAGAACGTGGCAAAAGCCCCCGAGGCTCTAACGAGTCAGGAAGGTGGATCTGTTTGTGCTCTTAAAGATGGGTTCTTACCAAACCACTTTGCTTCCATCTACCCTGGTGCTGTCACCACCAATCTCGGATCTTCTGGTCTCATCGCTTGCTCCCTCCACAAGCAGAACCCTCTTCTCCCCAG ATTGTTTGCTGTGAATGATGATATGTTCTGCATCTTCCAAGGACACATAGAGAACATTCCATTTCTTAAACAGCAATATGGACTCACAAAAACAGCAACCGAGGTCACTGTTGTGATCGAAGCCTACCGAGCCCTCAGAGACCGTGGTCCATACCCTGCAGATCAAGTCGTGAGAGATTTTCAAGGGAGATTTGCCTTCATGCTCTTTGACTGCACCACAAAGAATGTCTTCCTTGCTGCG GACGCAGATGGTAGCGTTCCTCTATTCTGGGGAACTGATGGTGAAGGCCATCTCGTTCTTTCTGATGAGCTTGAAACCGTGAAGAAAGGTTGTGGTAAATCATTTGCGCCATTCCCTAAAG GGTGCTTCTTTACCTCGTCTGGAGGGTTGAGGAGCTTTGAGTTTCCATTGAACGAGTTAAAGCCTGTACCAAGGGTGGACAGTTCGGGGCAGGTGTGCGGTGTGCTTTTCAAAGTGGATTCCGAGGCCAAGAAAGAAGGTGCAATGCCTAGAGTCGGCAGTGTTCAGAATTGGTCTCAACAAATCTGA